One Oscillatoria sp. FACHB-1406 DNA window includes the following coding sequences:
- a CDS encoding NHL repeat-containing protein: MKKNHFLSGIFGVAAIASVNSSLPSAEAAILVSNTRGNNIVSFDEVTGNFLGEFITADRGLIDPDTIVYGPDGNVYVSSGTTLENSAILRFNGQTGAFIDRFASGNGLYRPYGMAFGPDGNLYVSSFLSDEILRYDSKTGEFVDVFARGTGTADGLNGPNGLLFGSDGFLYATTQGSVAENGVPNYRFESQVLRYNLATGEGQVFARQPEPSPDSFGFVSFLGLAINPQDGDLYVSDYANGIRRYDLLTGILEGAISTNYTGTQPSNNFIGSLAFGSDGNLFTVGFDFTQNNIGSILRYDSTGLPLPLSGYSGALFVANSDRLQRPIGIAFTPPVDVPEPGMAWGLLLAAIAPVGLRTARSLHRKRSI; the protein is encoded by the coding sequence ATGAAAAAAAATCATTTTTTGTCGGGTATTTTCGGAGTTGCTGCGATCGCGAGCGTCAATTCCAGCCTCCCCAGTGCCGAAGCAGCGATCTTAGTCAGCAATACCCGTGGTAATAATATTGTCAGTTTCGACGAAGTAACCGGAAACTTCCTCGGCGAATTTATTACCGCCGATCGCGGCCTAATTGACCCCGATACCATCGTTTACGGCCCAGACGGAAATGTCTACGTCAGTAGCGGCACAACCCTAGAAAATTCGGCAATCTTGCGTTTCAACGGTCAAACCGGCGCTTTCATCGATCGCTTCGCCTCGGGTAACGGGCTATACCGTCCCTACGGTATGGCTTTTGGGCCGGATGGCAATCTCTACGTCAGCAGCTTTCTCTCCGATGAAATCCTGCGCTACGACAGCAAAACCGGAGAATTTGTCGATGTGTTCGCGCGCGGAACCGGAACCGCCGACGGACTCAACGGGCCTAACGGACTCCTATTCGGTTCCGATGGCTTTTTGTATGCGACGACGCAGGGCAGCGTTGCCGAAAATGGCGTTCCGAATTACCGGTTTGAAAGTCAGGTGTTGCGCTACAATCTCGCAACTGGAGAAGGGCAGGTTTTCGCCCGCCAACCCGAGCCTTCGCCCGATAGTTTTGGCTTTGTCAGCTTCTTGGGGTTAGCCATTAATCCACAAGATGGCGATTTGTACGTCAGCGATTATGCCAACGGTATTCGACGCTACGACTTGCTGACAGGTATTTTAGAGGGCGCGATCTCGACCAATTACACCGGAACCCAACCCAGCAATAATTTTATCGGCTCCTTAGCCTTCGGATCGGACGGAAATCTCTTTACCGTCGGTTTCGACTTCACTCAAAACAATATCGGTTCGATTTTGCGCTACGATTCTACCGGCTTGCCCCTGCCGCTTTCGGGTTATTCTGGGGCATTATTCGTCGCCAATAGCGATCGCCTTCAACGCCCGATTGGGATTGCCTTCACTCCGCCGGTTGACGTTCCCGAACCAGGAATGGCGTGGGGGCTGCTGCTGGCTGCTATAGCACCCGTAGGACTGCGAACGGCGCGATCGCTCCACCGGAAACGTAGCATTTAA